The DNA sequence CGCTTTAGGGTATTCAATATTTGAAGGCCTGTCGGAGAAAAATATCTTATTTGAGGGCTGGAAGGATAAAAAGCTATTCCAAGTGGCTTTAGGTGGTAAGCCCCCTGAACGGCACTCCAATATTAAAAGCTTATTTAAAACTCTAGGGGTTGCGCATTTACAGGGTGCATCTGATGCAAGAAGAGTTGCACCATTGCTCGAGCTGGCCAATAGAAAATATTTAATTGTTAGTGATGCTGATGATAGGGCTAAGAGTGAGCAAGCCTCATTTAATGGTATCGGTAAATGGAAAAGATGGGATGAGATATCTCCTTTGCATAAAATTATTACGGGTGAAGATTTTATAAAAAATGATTTTGTCCTCAAGTGCTTGAGGTTAGCTCTAAAGGAAAGTGGATTGTCAATTGAAGTAAGCGAAGAAGATCTAGCTGGTAATGGAGGAAAAATCGCAGCTATTGACAAATTTTTAGGGCGACATATGCAAAAAGATAAGCGGAAACCTTTCATTGATAGATTGAAAGATCGGATGGCAAACCAATTAACTAGAAAAGATTTGGAAGATTATTTTTATGACTACCTGGCTGAGTTGCCCAGTCAATTTGATTGAGATTAAAGGGGCTTAATGTATCCAATATCCATTGGTTTGGATGGCGCGATTCTTAGGATAGAGAAGTTAGCTGAGAATGGTCACTACGCAGAAGCATTGTTGACTACTGTTTTTACATATGAGAAAACCCTCAAGAGGAGTGTAAGAATCGCTATTCTTGCAAGAGGGTTCTCGTCAAGACAGGCTGATATGCTAATGAAGAAAGGTGGGCTTCAGTCGTTAATTGATTTGTGGCCAATATTCGATATTGACTTCATTCCTTTTGAGCGGGTTATTGGTCAAAACTCTTATCAAACGCTTAAAAAGGCAAGCAAGATGAGAAATGACCTAGTTCATGGTTCGTCAGTATTTAAATTGGACGCATGTAGAGAGATGTCAAAAATTTTACTGAGCCAAATTAAGGATTTGCATAGTATAGTTATAGGCAGATACGGTCGCGATCCATGGTCAAAAATACATGGCAAAAGAAATGCATCACTCCCGTGGACTTCTTAATAGATAGCGCTCTAAAAAACTTCACTTTTCCACTCTTTTAAATTGTTTTTCTGAAAATTCCGGTTTAGGCATTAATCTATAAATTATATTTGCTATTAAAATAGTAAATAAGGCCAATAGTATGCTATATTTACTACTATTATGTCTAATATAAAAGCTAAGTTTAAGACCAATTCTGAGCTTCAAGTAGAGCTTGGTCAGCGTTTGCGTCGCCTACGTTTACAGCGCAATATGCCAAGAGCAGAGTTAGCGGAAAAGGCAGGTGTTGCCGCAGGTTCGATTGCTAAAGCGGAGGCAGGCGAAGATATTCGTTTATCGACTTTGCTGGGATTACTGCGTGTATTGGGTGGCTTAGATCAGGTGCTTCAACTCATTCCAGTAGCGCAAGTATCACCACTTGAGGCGGTCGATCTTGGGCATGAGCGCAAGAACGCAAGACGCTTTGGAAAGAAGGCAACGATAGTAAAGGATAAGCCATGAGTGTTAGCGCCATCTCAGTCAACCTGTGGGGAAAAAGAGTCTGCGCTATCGCTGTAGATGCGAATGGTCAACTGAACACGCAGTTTGACCCACAGTTTCTGAAGTCGAATTTAGATATTGCACCGATTATTTTACCTATTGATGAGTTGCGTCAGAATCCTTCTCAAATACAACGATTTGATGATCTACCAGAGCGAACCTATCGAGGCTTACCTGCATTTTTAGTTGATTCGTTGCCAGATGATTTTGGTAACGCCTTGGTAAATCAATACATGGCCTCAAAAGGTATTTTGCCAAGAGATGTCACTGTATTAGATCGATTGGCTTACACAGGCAAAAGAGCAATGGGCGCATTTGAGTTTGAGCCAGCCAGTAAAGATATCGTTAAAAATAAAGCCGCCTTAGAAATGTCCAATCTTGTCGAGATGGCAAGAAGGGCCCTAACTGGTAATTTGGAAGATACGCCCGAGCAGTCTTTACAAGATTTACTGTCGGTTGGCACTTCTGCTGGTGGCGCAAGAGCAAAAGCGGTGATTGCTTGGAATCCTAAAACCAATGAGGTATTTGGTGGTCAGTTTGATGCGCCACCAGGATCGGAGCATTGGCTTTTAAAGTTTGATGGTGTTGGAGAGGATACTGAGCTTGGTTTGTCGGAAGGGTACGGCAGGGTGGAGTATGCCTACTACTTGATGGCAAAAGCAGCCGGTATTGACATGACTGAGTCCAAGCTCTTTGAGGAAAATGGCCGTTCACATTTTATGACCAAGCGCTTTGATCGCGAAGGTAATCAGAAGATTTTTTATCAATCGCTGTGCGGATTAATGGAAATGGATTTTAGGCAAAAGGGTGTGCATGACTATCAGCAATATCTGAGAGCAATCAATGCGCTCAGCTTAGGTCATGACGCTTTATCCCAAGCATTTAGACGTATTGCTTTTAATATCATGGCTCGTAATTGTGACGATCACACCAAGAACTTCGGTTTCTTGATGGGTCAAGATGGTGTTTGGAAATTGGCACCTGCTTATGACGTGATGTATGCCTACAACCCAAAAGGCGAATGGACATACCAACATTTATGTGGAATTAATGGTAAGTTTGATGGGCATACTAGGGCAGACTTAATGGCATTGGCAAAACAATTTGATATTAAGAAGCCAGAATTGATATTGGATGAAGTGAAGAGTGCCGTGAGCTCCTGGAAATCGCTGGCTAACGAAGTTGGGGTGAGCGCCAAATTAAGCAATGAAGTTTGGTCGAATTTGAAGTTGCTGTAATAAGTTAACGCCAGCATTAAAATACTTTTTAGAGTTGCAAACCTCAATTTTCTATTCATTCAATTGGCTCTTTGAGCGTTACTTTAAGTAACGCTTGTGAAATTGCTATTCCGCATTCTGTCTAAGGCCGAGCTTTTAAAGCGGCTAGGAATTCGCGTCACCCAAAAAAGCAGGGATACCTTATTAAAGCACTGCATACGAATTGGTCTGAGCCAGACAGCAGCTTTACGAATATGATCTATAGGAAATATGAAGAGCGAGAAGTGGCCCTTACCGATATATTCGATGCTGACGACCTGTATGATCTAATTAAGCATTAGCTACAATCGATTACTGAGCCAGTAGAATATTTTAGGGAGGGCATTTAGAAACAGACTTCCCCAACGTGTTGTGCCAGATTTGCTTGCATAGCCTCTTGCTATTATTCAAAAGCTTCTCAGCTATGACGCAACATTAGCTACCAACGCAAGCGGTAAAGGTGGGTATGACTTCCAGCCCATTAAGAGCAATCGGTTAGGGCTTAATCAATTTGGTAGGCTGGATCATATAAAGATCCATTGACCTGAGTGTGGTGCAGGAGGTAGTTGCGCAAAGCCTTAACATTTCCCCTATCTATTTTGGCTTGATTTAACCAAAATTCATCCAATGTCCCTTGAAATGTAATGCCGGGCTTGTCATAAAACGATCGGCCTAAATTAATGGTTGGTACATTACGATAAAGTGCTTGTAATCCAATTGTGGAGTTGACAGTAATACACCCCGATACTTCGCTAAGTAAGGCCGGCAGTGAAATATCGTGTACATAAATGACGCGGTGCTTGAGTCGATACAGCTGGGCCGTATCACGAATAATTTGCTTAAAGTTAGTGTGCCCCCGATCCATCGGGTGGTGCTTGATGATGAGAATGTCGGATCGTTTAGATTCTTGGATGTGCGCGCTAAATGAACTGATGACCGTTTCAATGACCTCCTCAATTGAGCTAAAGTCAGAGTGCACGGTCATCTGTGAATCATCATGCACTTGCAATGGCAATAAAAAAGACCGGAATTCCTCACCTTGTTTTTTTGAATGCACTAGACGATGTCTAACGGAATACTCACTTAGCTTATAGAACCAGTACCTAAAAAAAGCCTTTGTCCAGCAAAATCCCATGTGAGCATTGAGCTGACGGTGGTGCGTATAGTCAGGATAATGCGATTGATTGGTAAGGCTCTTAAACCAATATGCGATTGCCCATCGAACCATATACCAATACGAGCTAGGGTAGTGCCGCTTGATAGGCGGCTCCTGTAGCGATTCACGCTGACTGTGGATGGTGTCCATGCCCATCTGACTTATCCTGGAGCGGTAATTGACGCCACTGTACTCGAGTGTGAAGAGGTGTGGCCGGATGTAACCTTCTTCAAGCACAAATACATCAATACCCAGGGCCTCACAAATGGAGTGGACCGGCTGGTGAATGTCGCGGCAGTCACCAAACATGAAAACAGCCCGAATCGTACGATCAACCAATACCGATATTAAAAATTGAGGCCAGTGCGATTGGCGCCCCTTGTACTGAATAACCGAATCGTTAATAGGGGGATAGAACAGGTCATCCCCACTATTAAAATTAACTTTAGTAACGTTAGCACCACGATTGCGCCAGTAGTGCCCTAGCTTAGAAAAGAAAGGGCCAACAGGCCCTTGCAATAAAAGAATGTTGCTGTAGTTCGGTAAATCACTTAGTAATAAAGTGCGATTAAAGCCATCTTGCCGAATTGCCAGTCTAGTTGTAGTGGTGGGCGATATTGGTCGCTCGCCCAGCAATTCGGTATCAAGATAACCCACAGCTCAGTACTAAATTAAAACCGGTACCCAATACCAATTAGGCCGTTGTACGCACTAACTCCTGGATTAACAGCGTAGGTAGTATTGCCTGAAGTAACGCCGGCATTTGGTTTGCTGTAACTGTAGTAATTGGCTTCAGCAAATCCATACAATCCACCCTGAATCACTTGGCGATAGCCCAGGCCCAGTGAGTAGCCGGTTTGGTTTTGACTTAGCGGGCTTAAAAATCCACTATTGCCTTGCAGACTCTGTCCTGTAAAGCCAACCTTGGCATAGGCTAGTCCAGTTTTATTGACTGCAATGGCTGGCGAGAAAAAGATGTTGTAGCGGTTCGATACTTTATAGCTGCCATTGAGCGAAGCTTGGCCTGGGCTAGCAACGGTGTAGCTCGATGTCTGTTGGCTTAGTGGTTGATACTCGGCGCCTAAGCCCAGTAAAAAGTCGGCATGAACAGGAATATAGACTCCTATACCAATAGCGCCTGCAAAGTTAGAGCGGTGCGGATTGGATCCAGTCGGATTTAAAGTAACTGAATTACCACCAGAGCTCGATACCACGGAATTATTGCTGGTATCGGTTCGCTCATACCCAATACCGACTTGACCATAAAATCCTGCTAATGCGCTTTGTGCTAGGGCAGCGCTTGATGCGCCATTGAGGCAGGCAAGGGCTAAGGCAAGGCGAAAACTGGACTTTGCGAAAGGCATTGGAAAGCTCCTTAAATTGAAAAATTTATTGTAATTTTTAGTAACAGTCTGAATAACAACTAAAGTTGTATTCATATGTAAATAACAACAAAATAAGGAAATGACTCGACTGAAAAAAATGAACATAGCAATATGCCTACATGCCCTTAACGCGATGGATAAGCCCCATTAGCCTTGCTAAGCAGGCATTGGTACTGGCATTCCATAGTCTCCAAACAAAGCCTTTTGGGGCAGTCTTCATGTCTTGTAGGGCGGTGATTAAAGCCTCGGGCGTGCAGTACAGCTGACTTTTTGGATGCAGATAGCTAGGATACAAAATTAGGCTACCTGCAATCAGTTCTAGAAGGCTAAGTTTGCGTGTTCTGCGGTCGAGGCGATGGCGATCTGTTGTAAGCCCCCAGCCAGCATAAAACGGTAACCCATAGCAAAAAACAGGAACACCTCGAATTAATGCTTCAAATCCAGAGAGCGAACTGATGGTGTGCAGCGCATCCACAAATGGCAAACAATCCACCAGTGCAACATCAGAAACAAGCAGATCATAGGCTCTTTGATGATCAGCAGAGCTGCCACCACTAAATCGAACTGAGGTGGCAATATCCGGATGAGGTTTATAGACAATAAACGCATTGGGGAATTGTTCTCGAACTGCCCGAAGAAGAGCGGTATTGCTTAATATATCTACGCCCCCAAAGCGAACCGATGCATCGACTTCAACTTGGCCAATAACAAACAAGCAAGGGCGGGTGGGGTGCTCTTCTCGAATCCTTTTTAATGCCGCCAAATCCTGTTGCGCAGCACCCAGCCTTTTTAAGCTCTCTAAATTGTATTTACTGATCCCCAGGGTAATCAACTGCCCTTGTAGCAAAGTAGCCCTAGTAAGCAAGGGCAGATCAAATACCATAGTCTGCAGGATATGTTCTAAATCACTAACCGATCTCGCATCGTAATAAATACCAAGGCGATCAAATACCCAAGAGTAAGGCTTGGCTAATGCCGCACCAAGACCAATGGACCGTATAAAGCCATCCTCAACCTGAATACGCTCGCCATGAATAGGGTAATCATCACTCCCTATAGGTGTACTACCCCAGCGAACAGCGATGCTGTCTGGATATGCAGAATGGCCATGCGTTGAATCACTATCAACGAAGGCGCGAGGATGATGATCATCGCTGCCACCCGCAACACAGCCGCCAGTAACGCTAACACCAGCAGAACGACGACCAACACCAACACCAATCCATTGAGCACCTTGAGTAAAGCGCCCTAAATGGCGTAGTTTATTTCTAGAAAACCCGAGCGGAATCAAGCGCTGTTTAAAGCGGCTACGCATCACGCGTTGAAACCCTAAATACGAGATCAAATCTTCAACTTCACATAACTGATTGGTTTCAGGGTGAAGGTATCGAGGGTAACGAACTAAGGCGGCATAAATCAGTTGTTCTAGGCTAATACTGCAGCGCCGCTCTGGCGCATGAAGGTAATCGTAAGTGAGACCCCAGCCCGCATAAAAGGGCATACCAAAGGTATAAACCGTCTTACCCCATAAGAGGGCCTCAAAACCAGCTTGCGAGCTCACGGTATAGACTGCGCTGGCTTCTTTAATGACGCTTGGCAAGCTGTAATCATCCGTCATAATCCGAATCCGTGGATTACGAGAAATAGCAGAACCAGGTGATAGATCGAAGTGCCCTAATTTAGTACCGCGCACCACCTCTGGATGCACTTTGATCACAATATGCTCAATTGCTGTTTGAGCAAGCGCAGCTTCCAGCATGACTATGAACGACGACTCATCAGCAAAAGCCCCGGCCACGGATTGATCGCCGCGGGTTTGGTCAATTAATAAAATATAAGGGGCGCCAAGCCAGTCATTACACCAGACATCACCAGAGGTATCACCCAAGACATCAACCCAGGAATTACGCCAAGCATCACTGCTGCGCAGCCAATCGGGCGCGTGATTGTATTTTGAGACGCCATGCTGAATCCACAAGTCACGTACCAATTGGGCTCGAGCAACTTGATCTGCATTCAGGGGGCTAGCAATCAAGGCCTCTAACCTAGACGGATGCCTTGCATCGTAATAAATACCTAAATCATCAACCACTAAACTCATGCGACGTGAGGCAGGCTCTAAACCGTATAAAAAACCATCCTCAACACGCAGTAGAGGAATGGATAAGCGAGTTGCTAAAGCACTTGCTGAAAATGCGCTGGGTTTAGTGCCCCAAGCAAGAACTCCATCCAGCTCGGAAGTGAGTCGCGAGTGAAGTGGGCTATACACATCGCATTCTGGAAAAAAAGATGCCAAATTTTGACGATAGAGCCCCCAGGAAGTAATGCCGTAACGAGGCCGTGATCCAGGAGAGGAATGCGAAACAAGGGCAGGAGGGCGGAAAAGAGAGACAGGGTGAAAATCAGGCACCCATTGAGTCTATTTAAGCAGAATCACATCAAACCCAACTTTAGTTGGAATTTATAACTAACCCACTCAATAAAAGAGAATATAAAAAATAAAAAAACGAATAAACAACGAATAAACAAATAAAAAAATCACCAGAAAACACGAATATCCAGCAAGCCTTAGGTCAGTTGCTCTAAAGCCTTATTCAGATCACGCAGGTAGTCTTGAATCGCGGGAGAGGCAGGGCTGTTATCCAGGACCTTAAGCCAGGCAGCATCGGCCATGTTTTGTCGCAATTCGGGTAAGTTCACTAATTCGACAATGCGTTCAACCCAAAGCGTAGGATCATTTTCTAAAACAAAACCATCCACACCATTGCTAACAAAGTCAGAAAAAGCTGGACCAGCCGAATAGACTCCAACAGCTCCTGCTCTGGCGTAGTCAAAAAACTTGATAGGACCACGCCCACGATTAAATAAGGTGTCGCGTAAGGGCGCCAATCCAATATCTTGGCGTATGGTTTGGGTATGCTTTAAATAGTCTGGCCAGGCCATTGTTGGTAAGACCAGCACACGGGGTATACCTTTAAAGATTCGTGCAACCCGATCCCCGCCAATTACTTCAAATAAAGTATTAGGACATCGCCGTTGTACTTCAGCAATCACTGGCGCAAGCCATTTCATATCATCACGGTGAGACCAAGTGCCGTGATAACAAATACGTACAGATTGCATATCAGAGTCAAGAGAATAAGTAGCAGCAGAAGCAGAATCAGAGAGAACCAAAGAAGATGATGAAGGCAAGTTGGAAGAAGGTACCCATGAACGCTCTAAAAGAGGGCCACTTGCTACAGGGCGCAATAGACGGGGATTCCAGGCGGCGTACTTATTTGCGAGGTATGGGGTAGAAACCCAAAGCTCAGAGCATGAAGAAAGTATCCACTTACGCCTGGAGGTGGCTTTATACCAGAGGCGAAATGCATAAGGTAGAGGGATATCCAGAAGAGCTTTCCAGTCAAGGAGGTCGTCATCCATAAAATAGACAAAAGGCCTTCTAAAAAATGAATTCCCTTGATGTAGATCGCTAATGAAAAATCTGAAGACTAATTGTGTCGCGATAGGGTTGAGATCAAAAGCAAAATACATCAAATAGCTAATCGACCCTAGCTCGGATCAAAGAAGGAATTGAAGCGACATAGGATATCTTTGGCGGATAGTTTTCCAGGAGATATTTCAAAATACGCGGCTCTATCAATAACGTTGAGTGGCTTGCAATACTTTTCGATAATATTTTTATAAGGTCTATCAACATAGTCGTCAAAAATTATCTTTGTTGGTTTTGTAATATTTGCAAGAGTTGCTAGCATGCAAGCAACTCGGAATCTCCCATCTATTAAAACTAAATCAGGTGTAATTTTTGCATTATTAAGAATTTCCCATGGCCTAAGTGAGTAGGTATGCCAGTTAGATTGCTTTGACGTATCTAGTGGATGGCCCCACTCTTTGGTCGGGCCAATATCTACAAATACAGGTATGGTTGAAAGAGCATATCCTTGGATAGAAATTTTCTGCAAAAGGTTTAAGAAAAAAACATAATCAGATTCAACGGACATACATTTTTTTTTATTTTGAATCAAAAACTCAGTTGATGACCCTGATCCGTACTCCAAAATGAAACTCGATTCTAATGCTTGATTTGAAAAAAATTTCGCTAATTGTTTAGGGAATGAAAGTAAATTTGTCATTTTATAAAATCAACTATTATAGAAATAGGTTTACCGTTTGCACGGCTGTCATGAGGGGGTGCTCGTAAAACTGGCATCCCAAGATCATCAAAAGAGTTTGCAGTAAATGTTCCATCGCTTCTCCAATAATGATGAAACACAATAGATTGGCACATCCTAATTTTTGATGTGAGAATCAGTGCCAGTAATTTTTCATGAGTTGGGTACCAAATGTGGCCGTCGCCATTCATGGGTTGCGTGATCAGAACAATTGAATTGCATGATGATGATACGCTCGCACCCATGCCTAGATCGGCTAGTAAATTTCCATAGCAGTCATAAACTGAGCGCATTTTTAACAATGGACAACAATAGTCAGGGGCACTGAGTCTAAAAATTCCTCCAGGCTTAAGCGCCCTGTATACGTCATCTAAAATTGCTATATTGTTATCATAAGGTATATGTTCAATAACATCTTGACTTTGAATTTTTTCGAGAGAATTGTCTTCAAATGGCAGTCTACTATTTAAATTATGCTGGATATCTTTTTCAAACTTAGGATGTAGAGCTAGGCCATAAAATTCATTCGATTGGTATTGCGGCTCGCTCGGAAACAGATTTCCAAAATATATCTTTTTTATGTTTTCATTCTTATTCATAAAGATCATCGCTTATGTCAGATGGCGGAAATACATATCCATTCCTATTTCCTGTAATTTTGTAATAATTATTATTTTTGAGTAAATCTCCGGAGTTCTTAAAAGAGTCAGAAGGTTGGTAAATAAAATTATCCTTAAGGGCAAGATAGTAATACTGCCCAGCGATAACTCTCCCCCCGAAATTGGATCGAACAAACCTATTCGTCCATTCAACATGTCCATAGCCATATCCTCTGAAGTTAGAGTCAAAGTAGCCAAATATATTTTTTACAAGGTCTTTCTTAACTGCTGTGCACTGACCGGTCACAACTGAAAATAGGGAGGGGTTTTCCGGAGTACCCCCCCCGCCTTTTAAATATTTAATATGATCTTGATCATAAAACCATGGGGGTGCAACATTAATTTGTCCATAAAGTGAGGCCGCCATAATCCATTTTTTTTCCCAGGAAAAATCAGCAATCTCGACATCATCCTCTATTAAGATTATTACGTCTTTGGGACTAATTTCGCTAAAGTAGTAAAGCGCCCGATTTTTGTTTCTAATTACGCCTTGATTTTGATATCCAATAACTTTAATGTTAAGTTCGGATTCTATAAATTTTGAAGTCAAACTCTTTGAATCATTACAGATAATTAGTTCATAAGGTGTGTCGGTAAATTTTTGAATACTTTTCACGAGGTTTGACAAGTGAAAAAATCTATCGCAGGCAATCAGCGCTATTCCCAGCGTCGGAGCTGCTCCTTTGTATATTCTTTTTTCAATTATTCCATATGTTAAGTAGTGAGCTATTGGATCAACGCTAGCTTTTTTTACATCAGGATTAAGTACTAAATATTCGGCTGGATCAAAGTCATCAGGTAGTTCGGCCTTCATATAATTCCATCCATAAACATAATTAGTTTTAGGCCCTTGTAATGATTACCAGATGGGTGCTTAATCATTGACAGTATATTTTTATATTCATCTGGACAATATTTTTTCAGCAGAGATGTAAGGAAGTCGTAGTCATAACCAGCCCTATAAGCAAGGTCTCTTTTTATTACAAATGGTTGATTTCTTCTGAGGAAATAGGAAAGCCCAAGGTGTGACGGGTTGCCAATACTAATTTCTCTGTATAAATCTTGTGCAATATTTTGGTAAAAGGCTTTAGTTGCTTGATCTCTTGTAATTGCGGCGCTAATAACAATGTCCTTTGTTTCATTGCCGCCAATTCGAAATGTTTTGGCTGTATTTGAGGCAATAAGTGTTTCAGTCAGCTTTAATTGAGTCTCAGAAATAGATTTTTGAGATCTATATCTATCGGGCAGCTCACTTAGGATTTCATTAATGCATGCAAAGTCAGTAAATTCTTTTTTTAAATCTTGGTATGTATTGATTACATTGATGCTGCAGCCCGTTTTAAGAATTTTTTTGGTTAAGCCAACTTCACCGTTTTTAATCATGTACCGTCTTCTATCTAGTGGTAGGTATGATTCCCAAAATTTAATAAAAATAGGATCATTAATTAAACTTTCACTGCAAGAAAAGAGGAATGATTGAAAGTGAAAGTGAATTTCCTTTACTTGTGAATGCGCAATAAAGTCATATTCAGGATTTATTAATTCATTTATAAGGTCATCAATAATTTTCTTCGGATAAATAACGCTATCATTTGCATATATTATTTTTTTCCAATCAAGTAGCGCATTCTTTTTTAAAAATAAAGTGGCATCTTTATAGCCACCAAAGTCTTTGCCTGTATTATTTCTAGTAATTACGCAATCTGCACCGACTTCTAGCAATCGCTTATCATGCTTAGGGTTTCCGTTATTCACAATAAGAAGTTGCAATCCCTTTTCTTTAAAAGATTTCAAGGCTTCTAGGGTTAAGTGCGGCAACTTATTCTTTTCAAAAACAATAAAAATAACTAAATTTTTACCGCCATCTATGGTTTTTAATGACCCTGAAATTTTTTTGATCCTTAATGCGTAAATATAATTTCCCAATCTCAATCTTTGAGTGAGTGTGATGATGTCATCAATAAAACGTACAAATTTTATTTTTGACTGAAAGGTAAGTTTTTTAATCATTTGTTTCCAATATTGCCGACGTTCACAATGGGATATACCGCTGATACCAAGATATTGAGGAACTTTTGTAGCTCGACGGATGAGGCATTGGATACGTAGAGCACGTCTTTGTTTTTGATAGCAAAGTTTTGAGCTGTTAAGAATGCCGAGCCATCAGTGAGGTTCATACGGTAAATAACGGGCACTTTATTTTCTGCCGTTTTAATGCCGCTCTTCGCTTCTTCTGGTACTGCCTCGGGCTCTTCAAAGCGGAAGATAAAGACACCTCTGGCATCAGCTCGGTTATCTTGTACGCCGCCTACCCTTGCCAAGGCCTGTACTAAGGAAATACCTTGAGCCTCAAAAGTGATTTCTTGATTTTGACCCGTTGCGCCTAAAGCAGTAAAGCTATAGGGCTGAAAGTAAGCCGTAATTACATCGCCCGAGGTGAGGGGGATATTTTGCTTGGGGTCTTTGATGACCGATTCCAGCGGCATGCTGTGTACTGCGCCGTTACGCGCCAACTGAATGGTGATTTTATTAATGGGTTGCTTAACGCCGCCTGAAGCGGCAATCGCATCAAGTAACTTTTCTTGTTTTGGTGAGAGCGGAATGAGCTGGCTGGTATTGACTTCGCCCACCACGGTCACTGCAGAGGTAGTGTTGCGTGTCATGCGCACCAAGACTTGGGGAAAGTTGGCCTTTCCTTTTAGTGCAGTGGTGATTTCAGTGCCTATAGCTTGCGTACTTTTACCAGCCACCTGAATGCTGCCCACAAAGGGGATGGTGATGGTTCCATCAAGACTAACCATTTGCTCGGGCAGGGT is a window from the Polynucleobacter difficilis genome containing:
- a CDS encoding rhamnan synthesis F family protein, yielding MIKKLTFQSKIKFVRFIDDIITLTQRLRLGNYIYALRIKKISGSLKTIDGGKNLVIFIVFEKNKLPHLTLEALKSFKEKGLQLLIVNNGNPKHDKRLLEVGADCVITRNNTGKDFGGYKDATLFLKKNALLDWKKIIYANDSVIYPKKIIDDLINELINPEYDFIAHSQVKEIHFHFQSFLFSCSESLINDPIFIKFWESYLPLDRRRYMIKNGEVGLTKKILKTGCSINVINTYQDLKKEFTDFACINEILSELPDRYRSQKSISETQLKLTETLIASNTAKTFRIGGNETKDIVISAAITRDQATKAFYQNIAQDLYREISIGNPSHLGLSYFLRRNQPFVIKRDLAYRAGYDYDFLTSLLKKYCPDEYKNILSMIKHPSGNHYKGLKLIMFMDGII
- a CDS encoding polysaccharide biosynthesis/export family protein: MQKMHMLPHHHPLADQQALKVSKVLMGVLLLSTLSGCALFNTWLPGSGPIRGDVGASSNSGLEVDPTAPTVQLIDITERTLRQVNQAQKRSEFASLFQKVAANRNLVGPGDVLEVNIWEASPAMLFGSTSSASLSIVNASSSKATTLPEQMVSLDGTITIPFVGSIQVAGKSTQAIGTEITTALKGKANFPQVLVRMTRNTTSAVTVVGEVNTSQLIPLSPKQEKLLDAIAASGGVKQPINKITIQLARNGAVHSMPLESVIKDPKQNIPLTSGDVITAYFQPYSFTALGATGQNQEITFEAQGISLVQALARVGGVQDNRADARGVFIFRFEEPEAVPEEAKSGIKTAENKVPVIYRMNLTDGSAFLTAQNFAIKNKDVLYVSNASSVELQKFLNILVSAVYPIVNVGNIGNK
- a CDS encoding glycosyltransferase family A protein gives rise to the protein MKAELPDDFDPAEYLVLNPDVKKASVDPIAHYLTYGIIEKRIYKGAAPTLGIALIACDRFFHLSNLVKSIQKFTDTPYELIICNDSKSLTSKFIESELNIKVIGYQNQGVIRNKNRALYYFSEISPKDVIILIEDDVEIADFSWEKKWIMAASLYGQINVAPPWFYDQDHIKYLKGGGGTPENPSLFSVVTGQCTAVKKDLVKNIFGYFDSNFRGYGYGHVEWTNRFVRSNFGGRVIAGQYYYLALKDNFIYQPSDSFKNSGDLLKNNNYYKITGNRNGYVFPPSDISDDLYE